Proteins encoded by one window of Bubalus bubalis isolate 160015118507 breed Murrah chromosome 4, NDDB_SH_1, whole genome shotgun sequence:
- the PLAU gene encoding urokinase-type plasminogen activator isoform X2 produces the protein MRILLACLLVCALVVSDSDGSNEVHKESGELNCGCLNGGKCVTYKYFSNIQRCSCPKKFQGEHCEIDTSKTCYQGNGHSYRGKANTDLRGRPCLAWDSPTVLLKMYHAHRSDAIQLGLGKHNYCRNPDNQRRPWCYVQVGLKQFVQDCMVQDCSVGKSPSSPREKAEFQCGQKALRPRFKIVGGKSTSIDNQPWFAAIYRRHRGGSVTYLCGGSLISPCWVVSATHCFIDHPKKENYIVYLGQSRLNSDTREEMQFEVEKLILHEDYSAESLAHHNDIALLKIRTSRGQCAQPSRSIQTICLPPLYGDAHSGTRCEITGFGKEDPSDYRYSDQLKMTFVNLVSHEVCQQPHYYGTEVTDKMLCAADPQWETDSCQGDSGGPLVCTIQGRLTLTGIVSWGRDCAMKDKPGVYTRVSKFLPWIYTHTRGEIDLAL, from the exons ATGAGGATCCTGTTGGCATGCCTGCTCGTCTGTGCCCTGGTCGTGAGCGACTCTGAT ggCAGCAATGAAGTTCATAAAGAGTCTGGTGAAT TGAACTGTGGCTGTCTGAACGGAGGAAAATGTGTAACCTACAAGTACTTCTCCAACATTCAGCGATGCAGTTGCCCAAAGAAATTCCAAGGGGAACACTGTGAGATAG ATACATCGAAAACCTGCTATCAGGGGAATGGTCACTCTTACCGAGGGAAGGCCAACACAGACCTCAGAGGCCGGCCCTGCCTGGCCTGGGACTCTCCCACCGTCCTTCTGAAAATGTACCATGCCCACAGATCTGATGCCATTCAGCTGGGCCTGGGGAAACACAATTATTGCAG GAACCCAGACAATCAGAGAAGGCCCTGGTGCTACGTGCAGGTTGGCCTAAAGCAGTTTGTCCAGGACTGCATGGTGCAGGACTGCTCTGTTG gaAAAAGTCCCTCCTCTCCTAGggagaaagcagagttccaaTGTGGCCAGAAGGCTCTGAGGCCTCGCTTTAAGATTGTTGGGGGAAAGTCCACCAGCATCGACAACCAGCCTTGGTTTGCAGCCATCTACAGGAGGCATCGAGGAGGCTCTGTCACCTACTTGTGTGGTGGCAGTCTCATCAGTCCCTGCTGGGTGGTCAGCGCCACACACTGCTTCAT TGATCACCCAAAGAAGGAGAACTACATTGTCTACTTGGGTCAGTCAAGGCTTAACTCCGACACACGTGAGGAGATGCAGTTTGAGGTGGAAAAGCTCATCTTGCATGAGGACTATAGTGCGGAGAGCCTTGCTCACCACAATGATATTG CTTTGCTGAAGATCCGTACCAGCAGAGGCCAGTGTGCACAGCCCTCCCGGTCCATACAGACCATCTGCCTGCCCCCACTGTATGGAGATGCTCATTCTGGCACAAGGTGTGAGATCACTGGCTTCGGAAAAGAGGATCCCT CTGACTATCGCTACTCAGATCAGCTGAAAATGACTTTTGTGAATCTGGTTTCCCATGAGGTGTGTCAGCAGCCCCACTACTATGGCACTGAAGTCACTGACAAAATGCTGTGTGCAGCTGACCCACAGTGGGAAACAGATTCCTGCCAG GGAGACTCAGGGGGCCCGCTGGTCTGTACCATCCAAGGCCGCCTGACCCTGACTGGGATTGTGAGCTGGGGCCGTGACTGTGCCATGAAGGACAAGCCAGGAGTCTACACAAGGGTCTCAAAATTCCTGCCCTGGATCTACACTCACACCAGGGGAGAGATTGACCTTGCCCTCTGA
- the PLAU gene encoding urokinase-type plasminogen activator isoform X3, with protein sequence MRILLACLLVCALVVSDSDGSNEVHKESGELNCGCLNGGKCVTYKYFSNIQRCSCPKKFQGEHCEIDTSKTCYQGNGHSYRGKANTDLRGRPCLAWDSPTVLLKMYHAHRSDAIQLGLGKHNYCRNPDNQRRPWCYVQVGLKQFVQDCMVQDCSVGKSPSSPREKAEFQCGQKALRPRFKIVGGKSTSIDNQPWFAAIYRRHRGGSVTYLCGGSLISPCWVVSATHCFISLHSDHPKKENYIVYLGQSRLNSDTREEMQFEVEKLILHEDYSAESLAHHNDIADYRYSDQLKMTFVNLVSHEVCQQPHYYGTEVTDKMLCAADPQWETDSCQGDSGGPLVCTIQGRLTLTGIVSWGRDCAMKDKPGVYTRVSKFLPWIYTHTRGEIDLAL encoded by the exons ATGAGGATCCTGTTGGCATGCCTGCTCGTCTGTGCCCTGGTCGTGAGCGACTCTGAT ggCAGCAATGAAGTTCATAAAGAGTCTGGTGAAT TGAACTGTGGCTGTCTGAACGGAGGAAAATGTGTAACCTACAAGTACTTCTCCAACATTCAGCGATGCAGTTGCCCAAAGAAATTCCAAGGGGAACACTGTGAGATAG ATACATCGAAAACCTGCTATCAGGGGAATGGTCACTCTTACCGAGGGAAGGCCAACACAGACCTCAGAGGCCGGCCCTGCCTGGCCTGGGACTCTCCCACCGTCCTTCTGAAAATGTACCATGCCCACAGATCTGATGCCATTCAGCTGGGCCTGGGGAAACACAATTATTGCAG GAACCCAGACAATCAGAGAAGGCCCTGGTGCTACGTGCAGGTTGGCCTAAAGCAGTTTGTCCAGGACTGCATGGTGCAGGACTGCTCTGTTG gaAAAAGTCCCTCCTCTCCTAGggagaaagcagagttccaaTGTGGCCAGAAGGCTCTGAGGCCTCGCTTTAAGATTGTTGGGGGAAAGTCCACCAGCATCGACAACCAGCCTTGGTTTGCAGCCATCTACAGGAGGCATCGAGGAGGCTCTGTCACCTACTTGTGTGGTGGCAGTCTCATCAGTCCCTGCTGGGTGGTCAGCGCCACACACTGCTTCAT ATCTCTCCACAGTGATCACCCAAAGAAGGAGAACTACATTGTCTACTTGGGTCAGTCAAGGCTTAACTCCGACACACGTGAGGAGATGCAGTTTGAGGTGGAAAAGCTCATCTTGCATGAGGACTATAGTGCGGAGAGCCTTGCTCACCACAATGATATTG CTGACTATCGCTACTCAGATCAGCTGAAAATGACTTTTGTGAATCTGGTTTCCCATGAGGTGTGTCAGCAGCCCCACTACTATGGCACTGAAGTCACTGACAAAATGCTGTGTGCAGCTGACCCACAGTGGGAAACAGATTCCTGCCAG GGAGACTCAGGGGGCCCGCTGGTCTGTACCATCCAAGGCCGCCTGACCCTGACTGGGATTGTGAGCTGGGGCCGTGACTGTGCCATGAAGGACAAGCCAGGAGTCTACACAAGGGTCTCAAAATTCCTGCCCTGGATCTACACTCACACCAGGGGAGAGATTGACCTTGCCCTCTGA
- the PLAU gene encoding urokinase-type plasminogen activator isoform X4, whose translation MRILLACLLVCALVVSDSDGSNEVHKESGELNCGCLNGGKCVTYKYFSNIQRCSCPKKFQGEHCEIDTSKTCYQGNGHSYRGKANTDLRGRPCLAWDSPTVLLKMYHAHRSDAIQLGLGKHNYCRNPDNQRRPWCYVQVGLKQFVQDCMVQDCSVGKSPSSPREKAEFQCGQKALRPRFKIVGGKSTSIDNQPWFAAIYRRHRGGSVTYLCGGSLISPCWVVSATHCFISLHSDHPKKENYIVYLGQSRLNSDTREEMQFEVEKLILHEDYSAESLAHHNDIALLKIRTSRGQCAQPSRSIQTICLPPLYGDAHSGTRCEITGFGKEDPWRLRGPAGLYHPRPPDPDWDCELGP comes from the exons ATGAGGATCCTGTTGGCATGCCTGCTCGTCTGTGCCCTGGTCGTGAGCGACTCTGAT ggCAGCAATGAAGTTCATAAAGAGTCTGGTGAAT TGAACTGTGGCTGTCTGAACGGAGGAAAATGTGTAACCTACAAGTACTTCTCCAACATTCAGCGATGCAGTTGCCCAAAGAAATTCCAAGGGGAACACTGTGAGATAG ATACATCGAAAACCTGCTATCAGGGGAATGGTCACTCTTACCGAGGGAAGGCCAACACAGACCTCAGAGGCCGGCCCTGCCTGGCCTGGGACTCTCCCACCGTCCTTCTGAAAATGTACCATGCCCACAGATCTGATGCCATTCAGCTGGGCCTGGGGAAACACAATTATTGCAG GAACCCAGACAATCAGAGAAGGCCCTGGTGCTACGTGCAGGTTGGCCTAAAGCAGTTTGTCCAGGACTGCATGGTGCAGGACTGCTCTGTTG gaAAAAGTCCCTCCTCTCCTAGggagaaagcagagttccaaTGTGGCCAGAAGGCTCTGAGGCCTCGCTTTAAGATTGTTGGGGGAAAGTCCACCAGCATCGACAACCAGCCTTGGTTTGCAGCCATCTACAGGAGGCATCGAGGAGGCTCTGTCACCTACTTGTGTGGTGGCAGTCTCATCAGTCCCTGCTGGGTGGTCAGCGCCACACACTGCTTCAT ATCTCTCCACAGTGATCACCCAAAGAAGGAGAACTACATTGTCTACTTGGGTCAGTCAAGGCTTAACTCCGACACACGTGAGGAGATGCAGTTTGAGGTGGAAAAGCTCATCTTGCATGAGGACTATAGTGCGGAGAGCCTTGCTCACCACAATGATATTG CTTTGCTGAAGATCCGTACCAGCAGAGGCCAGTGTGCACAGCCCTCCCGGTCCATACAGACCATCTGCCTGCCCCCACTGTATGGAGATGCTCATTCTGGCACAAGGTGTGAGATCACTGGCTTCGGAAAAGAGGATCCCT GGAGACTCAGGGGGCCCGCTGGTCTGTACCATCCAAGGCCGCCTGACCCTGACTGGGATTGTGAGCTGGGGCCGTGA
- the PLAU gene encoding urokinase-type plasminogen activator isoform X1 — MRILLACLLVCALVVSDSDGSNEVHKESGELNCGCLNGGKCVTYKYFSNIQRCSCPKKFQGEHCEIDTSKTCYQGNGHSYRGKANTDLRGRPCLAWDSPTVLLKMYHAHRSDAIQLGLGKHNYCRNPDNQRRPWCYVQVGLKQFVQDCMVQDCSVGKSPSSPREKAEFQCGQKALRPRFKIVGGKSTSIDNQPWFAAIYRRHRGGSVTYLCGGSLISPCWVVSATHCFISLHSDHPKKENYIVYLGQSRLNSDTREEMQFEVEKLILHEDYSAESLAHHNDIALLKIRTSRGQCAQPSRSIQTICLPPLYGDAHSGTRCEITGFGKEDPSDYRYSDQLKMTFVNLVSHEVCQQPHYYGTEVTDKMLCAADPQWETDSCQGDSGGPLVCTIQGRLTLTGIVSWGRDCAMKDKPGVYTRVSKFLPWIYTHTRGEIDLAL, encoded by the exons ATGAGGATCCTGTTGGCATGCCTGCTCGTCTGTGCCCTGGTCGTGAGCGACTCTGAT ggCAGCAATGAAGTTCATAAAGAGTCTGGTGAAT TGAACTGTGGCTGTCTGAACGGAGGAAAATGTGTAACCTACAAGTACTTCTCCAACATTCAGCGATGCAGTTGCCCAAAGAAATTCCAAGGGGAACACTGTGAGATAG ATACATCGAAAACCTGCTATCAGGGGAATGGTCACTCTTACCGAGGGAAGGCCAACACAGACCTCAGAGGCCGGCCCTGCCTGGCCTGGGACTCTCCCACCGTCCTTCTGAAAATGTACCATGCCCACAGATCTGATGCCATTCAGCTGGGCCTGGGGAAACACAATTATTGCAG GAACCCAGACAATCAGAGAAGGCCCTGGTGCTACGTGCAGGTTGGCCTAAAGCAGTTTGTCCAGGACTGCATGGTGCAGGACTGCTCTGTTG gaAAAAGTCCCTCCTCTCCTAGggagaaagcagagttccaaTGTGGCCAGAAGGCTCTGAGGCCTCGCTTTAAGATTGTTGGGGGAAAGTCCACCAGCATCGACAACCAGCCTTGGTTTGCAGCCATCTACAGGAGGCATCGAGGAGGCTCTGTCACCTACTTGTGTGGTGGCAGTCTCATCAGTCCCTGCTGGGTGGTCAGCGCCACACACTGCTTCAT ATCTCTCCACAGTGATCACCCAAAGAAGGAGAACTACATTGTCTACTTGGGTCAGTCAAGGCTTAACTCCGACACACGTGAGGAGATGCAGTTTGAGGTGGAAAAGCTCATCTTGCATGAGGACTATAGTGCGGAGAGCCTTGCTCACCACAATGATATTG CTTTGCTGAAGATCCGTACCAGCAGAGGCCAGTGTGCACAGCCCTCCCGGTCCATACAGACCATCTGCCTGCCCCCACTGTATGGAGATGCTCATTCTGGCACAAGGTGTGAGATCACTGGCTTCGGAAAAGAGGATCCCT CTGACTATCGCTACTCAGATCAGCTGAAAATGACTTTTGTGAATCTGGTTTCCCATGAGGTGTGTCAGCAGCCCCACTACTATGGCACTGAAGTCACTGACAAAATGCTGTGTGCAGCTGACCCACAGTGGGAAACAGATTCCTGCCAG GGAGACTCAGGGGGCCCGCTGGTCTGTACCATCCAAGGCCGCCTGACCCTGACTGGGATTGTGAGCTGGGGCCGTGACTGTGCCATGAAGGACAAGCCAGGAGTCTACACAAGGGTCTCAAAATTCCTGCCCTGGATCTACACTCACACCAGGGGAGAGATTGACCTTGCCCTCTGA